The Nonlabens spongiae genome contains a region encoding:
- a CDS encoding GEVED domain-containing protein, producing MRKKSLLMMSMMLIGISWTSMAQSPAEREVIVSRYDQSALQQVKSQIDKKIIQQRSEIEQYAKSNNIPLRKELKDGTLIELQYIDPVTGAPIYYATYNVAAARSTRTNFLHSNGGLGLNVEGQNMTAYVWDGGLARASHQEYDGPGGNNRFSVGDNSSTLNYHAAHVTGTIMAYGAVASAKGMAPQALAVGHDWNNDKSEATSQAANGMLLSNHSYGFRSDLVPDYYFGAYITESRDWDQIMYNAPYYLMVVAAGNDGNANSYNGSPLGGNSSYDKLTGHSTSKNNLVVANAQDATINSAGDLISVSINSSSSEGPTDDLRIKPDITGNGTGVYSTYESSDTAYNSITGTSMASPNVTGSLLLLQQHYNQLNGNYMRAASLKGLALHTADDAGVTGPDPVFGWGLMNTKRAAELISNDGVGSEISELTLTNGQTYEITVNSDGVNDLMASISWTDLPGTATTATNSNTARLVNDLDIRVIKAGTTYEPWRLTGVTTNGLGDNTRDPYERISVANASGTYTIRVTHKGSLSGGSQNYTLILSGVSQQVQNCVATVPTGLNVTGAGATEASLAWNAVTSASYVVRFRESGTSTWTTGTINGTTATLTGLQTLTDYEAQVRSVCSDGSQSNYSSSINFSTTNVAYCSSNGNNVNDEYIGRVQFNSIDQSSGAGSGGYTDYTGTSTNLSAGTSYTLTVTPTWTGTVYSEGYAAWIDWNQDGDFNDADEQVWSQGATSNTPVSGTVSVPNDATPGATRMRVSMKYNGTPTACESFDYGEVEDYTVVVGAGDSQAPSVPTGLNVSNVTQDTANVSWAASSDNVGVVEYEVTLNGNVLGAVQGTSANLTGLVANTSYSVRVAARDAANNTSALSQAANFTTLPEASSGCTATASLPYAQGWNSNLGNWSQDTNDDFDWTRRTGGTPSSNTGPSSANEGSHYVYMESSAPNNNVDTARLISPCIDLGTEAATLTFNYHMFGSSAMGSLRVDISSDGGTSWTQLWSRSGNQGNSWQAASIDLSGFVGTSVQIRLNGTTGTTWQGDMAVDNLSISTGSADPCAGVAPWSSSTSYSVGDRVTYNGSLYERAASSWVNLGPCGTTNSFAGEIDAVAPPLNVSLRLYPNPVTDGILNVEHSLGDKVSFEVLNLQGQLIHSGKLRSRMDVSDLSVGVYLLRVKAGDQIMTKRFIAR from the coding sequence ATGAGAAAAAAGTCTCTTTTAATGATGTCTATGATGCTGATAGGTATTTCATGGACTTCAATGGCACAATCTCCTGCTGAGCGGGAAGTGATCGTATCTCGATACGATCAATCTGCTCTTCAGCAGGTCAAATCACAAATCGATAAAAAAATAATACAACAAAGAAGTGAAATAGAACAGTACGCTAAATCAAATAACATCCCCTTGAGAAAAGAGCTCAAGGACGGTACATTGATCGAACTGCAATATATTGATCCTGTAACGGGAGCTCCTATTTATTATGCTACTTATAATGTGGCTGCAGCCCGCAGTACCCGCACAAACTTTCTGCATAGTAACGGCGGCCTGGGACTCAATGTAGAAGGTCAGAACATGACCGCTTATGTTTGGGATGGTGGTTTAGCTAGGGCAAGCCATCAAGAATATGATGGTCCTGGTGGGAACAATCGTTTTAGTGTAGGTGATAATAGTTCTACACTTAATTATCATGCTGCTCATGTAACTGGTACCATTATGGCTTATGGCGCAGTAGCTTCGGCAAAAGGAATGGCTCCACAGGCTCTGGCTGTGGGTCATGACTGGAACAATGATAAAAGTGAGGCTACCAGTCAGGCAGCAAACGGTATGTTACTTTCTAATCACAGCTACGGTTTTAGAAGCGATCTGGTTCCTGACTATTATTTCGGTGCTTACATTACCGAAAGCCGCGATTGGGATCAGATCATGTACAACGCTCCTTATTACCTCATGGTAGTCGCTGCGGGTAACGATGGAAATGCAAACAGTTACAATGGCAGTCCGTTGGGCGGAAACAGTAGTTATGACAAACTCACTGGACACAGCACGTCTAAGAACAATTTGGTAGTTGCCAATGCTCAAGACGCAACTATTAATTCAGCTGGAGACCTGATAAGTGTGAGCATCAATTCAAGCAGCAGCGAGGGGCCTACTGATGATCTTCGTATCAAACCAGATATTACTGGTAATGGTACTGGCGTTTACTCAACTTATGAATCCAGTGATACCGCTTATAATTCAATTACGGGAACATCTATGGCATCACCTAATGTCACTGGCTCTCTGTTGTTGTTACAGCAACATTATAATCAGCTTAACGGCAATTACATGCGAGCAGCCAGTTTAAAAGGTCTTGCCTTGCACACGGCAGATGATGCTGGAGTAACGGGTCCTGACCCAGTTTTTGGTTGGGGATTGATGAACACAAAAAGAGCTGCTGAACTCATTTCAAATGATGGTGTAGGTTCAGAGATTTCTGAATTGACATTGACTAATGGCCAGACCTACGAGATCACGGTAAATAGTGATGGAGTCAACGATCTTATGGCTTCCATATCTTGGACAGATCTGCCTGGAACTGCTACAACGGCGACTAACAGCAATACCGCCAGACTTGTGAACGACCTCGACATACGTGTGATCAAAGCAGGTACGACTTATGAACCATGGCGTTTGACGGGTGTTACGACAAATGGGCTAGGGGACAATACCCGCGATCCTTATGAGCGCATCAGCGTTGCAAACGCGAGCGGGACATACACCATAAGAGTTACGCATAAAGGTAGCCTTTCGGGAGGTAGCCAAAATTATACCCTGATCTTGAGCGGTGTTTCCCAGCAAGTTCAAAATTGCGTGGCTACGGTTCCTACAGGATTGAATGTGACTGGCGCTGGTGCTACTGAGGCATCTCTTGCATGGAATGCCGTTACAAGTGCTAGTTATGTAGTACGCTTTCGCGAAAGCGGAACATCTACATGGACCACCGGCACCATAAACGGTACAACCGCAACCCTCACAGGTCTACAAACGCTCACTGATTATGAAGCACAGGTGCGCAGCGTGTGTAGTGACGGTTCACAAAGTAATTATTCCAGCAGCATCAATTTCAGTACGACGAACGTAGCTTACTGTTCTTCCAACGGGAACAATGTCAATGATGAATATATAGGCAGGGTTCAATTCAATTCCATTGATCAATCCAGTGGTGCAGGTTCTGGAGGTTATACAGATTATACCGGGACTTCCACAAATCTATCTGCAGGAACTTCTTACACGCTTACCGTGACACCTACCTGGACGGGAACGGTTTATAGTGAAGGTTATGCCGCATGGATCGACTGGAATCAAGATGGAGACTTTAATGATGCTGACGAGCAGGTATGGTCGCAAGGAGCAACTTCAAATACTCCCGTAAGCGGTACTGTTTCTGTTCCTAATGATGCAACTCCAGGAGCGACCCGTATGCGAGTTTCCATGAAATACAATGGAACGCCTACCGCTTGTGAAAGTTTTGACTATGGCGAAGTAGAAGATTATACCGTCGTTGTGGGAGCCGGCGATTCTCAGGCCCCAAGCGTTCCAACTGGATTGAACGTAAGTAACGTCACTCAAGACACTGCAAACGTGAGTTGGGCAGCAAGTTCTGATAATGTGGGTGTTGTGGAATATGAGGTTACCCTCAATGGAAATGTACTTGGAGCCGTTCAAGGAACATCTGCAAACCTAACAGGACTAGTAGCTAATACCAGTTATAGTGTGCGTGTAGCTGCAAGAGATGCGGCAAATAACACAAGTGCTTTATCCCAAGCTGCCAACTTTACTACGCTGCCTGAAGCGAGCTCAGGTTGTACAGCTACGGCTTCGCTTCCATATGCTCAAGGTTGGAATTCAAACCTTGGGAACTGGTCACAAGATACTAATGATGATTTTGACTGGACCAGACGCACTGGTGGTACACCTAGTAGCAATACTGGACCTAGCAGTGCAAATGAAGGATCGCACTATGTGTATATGGAATCTTCTGCTCCTAACAATAACGTAGATACCGCACGATTGATCTCGCCTTGTATCGACCTGGGTACAGAGGCGGCTACCTTGACCTTTAATTATCACATGTTTGGAAGCAGTGCTATGGGAAGTTTGAGAGTAGACATCAGTTCAGACGGTGGAACCTCATGGACGCAACTCTGGTCTCGTAGTGGCAATCAAGGCAACAGCTGGCAAGCAGCATCTATTGACTTAAGTGGTTTTGTGGGAACTTCGGTACAGATACGGTTGAATGGTACTACTGGGACTACGTGGCAAGGTGATATGGCGGTTGATAATCTAAGTATTTCGACTGGCTCGGCAGATCCTTGTGCAGGTGTCGCTCCATGGAGTTCAAGCACTTCATATTCTGTAGGAGATCGTGTGACATACAATGGCTCACTTTACGAGCGTGCTGCAAGCTCATGGGTTAATTTAGGTCCTTGTGGTACTACAAATTCTTTTGCTGGAGAAATTGATGCTGTTGCACCACCTTTGAATGTAAGCTTAAGATTGTATCCTAACCCTGTGACGGATGGAATATTGAATGTAGAGCATTCTCTAGGAGATAAAGTTTCATTTGAAGTTCTAAATCTTCAAGGTCAGTTGATCCACTCCGGTAAATTACGATCCAGAATGGATGTATCCGATTTATCAGTGGGAGTTTATCTACTACGGGTTAAAGCTGGTGATCAAATTATGACTAAACGTTTCATTGCTAGATAG